One window of the Candidatus Zixiibacteriota bacterium genome contains the following:
- the rpsQ gene encoding 30S ribosomal subunit protein S17 (Evidence 2a : Function from experimental evidences in other organisms; PubMedId : 10094780, 12244297, 12809609, 151587, 344065, 3892488, 7556101, 781296, 9868784; Product type s : structure), translated as MNRSMRKIRFGRVISDKMEKTVIVKTERTMKHPLYNRIVKTFSKFYAHDEKNEAHVGDLVKIMETRPLSALKRWRLVEVIEKAK; from the coding sequence ATGAACAGGAGTATGCGCAAAATCCGGTTCGGCCGGGTAATATCGGACAAGATGGAAAAGACGGTGATTGTGAAGACGGAGCGGACGATGAAGCATCCTCTTTACAATCGGATTGTCAAGACCTTTTCCAAGTTTTACGCCCATGACGAGAAGAACGAAGCCCATGTGGGCGATCTGGTAAAAATTATGGAAACCAGGCCGCTTTCGGCGCTGAAGCGCTGGCGTCTGGTGGAAGTCATAGAGAAGGCGAAGTAG
- the rplN gene encoding 50S ribosomal protein L14 (Evidence 2a : Function from experimental evidences in other organisms; Product type s : structure), translated as MIQEYTNLNVADNSGARSVMCFRILGGSKRRYARLGDIIVVTVKDAIPGGTVKKSEKCKAVVVRTKAETRRRDGSIIRFSDNAAVIINEQKEPRGTRIFGPVARELREKQFMKIISLAPEVL; from the coding sequence ATGATACAGGAATATACCAATTTGAATGTGGCCGACAATTCCGGTGCCCGCAGCGTGATGTGCTTCCGCATTTTGGGCGGATCGAAAAGGCGCTACGCCCGACTGGGCGATATTATTGTCGTGACCGTAAAGGACGCCATCCCCGGCGGGACAGTGAAGAAGTCGGAAAAATGCAAGGCCGTGGTGGTGCGCACCAAAGCCGAGACGAGAAGACGCGACGGTTCCATTATTCGTTTTTCCGATAATGCCGCCGTCATAATAAATGAACAGAAGGAACCTCGCGGGACGCGTATTTTCGGGCCCGTGGCGCGGGAGTTGCGGGAGAAGCAGTTCATGAAGATCATTTCTCTGGCTCCCGAGGTGTTGTAG